In Phycisphaerales bacterium, the sequence CACGTCCGTTCGAGGGCCCGCATGAGCGCGAATCGTCCGCTTGCCGCCCCTCCTGCGCCGCCCAAGATCGGGGTGCGCCTCGCCGGCACGGGCTCCGCGGTCCCTCAGCAGGTCCTCTCGAACTCGGACCTCGAAAAGATGATGGAGACGTCGGACGAGTGGATCGTGCAGCGCACGGGGATCCACCAACGGCGGATCATCAGCCGCGAGCGGGGCGAGTCCACCGCGTCGCTCTCCGCCGCTGCACTCTCCATGGCGCTCAAGCAGGCCTCGCTTGCGCCGAGCGATCTCGACCTCATCGTCATCGCCACGATGACCCCGGAGATGGGCGCCCCGCCGACGTCGTGCCTGGTCAGCAAGTTGCTGGGCGTGCACGGCATCGGCGCGTTCGATGTCTCGGCCGCGTGCACAGGGTTTGTCGCCGCGATGAACATCGCCCACGACCTCATTCGCATGGGGAGTTATCGAAACGTCGGCGTCGTCGGTGCCGACACGCTGTCGCAGTTGATCGATTACTCCACGCGTGGCCGTGGCACGGCGATCCTCTTCGGCGATGGTGCCGG encodes:
- a CDS encoding ketoacyl-ACP synthase III is translated as MSANRPLAAPPAPPKIGVRLAGTGSAVPQQVLSNSDLEKMMETSDEWIVQRTGIHQRRIISRERGESTASLSAAALSMALKQASLAPSDLDLIVIATMTPEMGAPPTSCLVSKLLGVHGIGAFDVSAACTGFVAAMNIAHDLIRMGSYRNVGVVGADTLSQLIDYSTRGRGTAILFGDGAGAVVLRATDDPTKGILAQALHAEGDGWKDIYIPHCPQDFPEGDEFDSAKLGKVQMNGQSVFRFAVSTFPELIQETLDKAGLKADDVSQYICHQSNGRILEAARKKFNLSPDKLLVNIDRYGNTVAASVPLCLDELTRSGKIKEGEKIMFLAFGAGLTWASSLWQV